In Candidatus Contubernalis alkalaceticus, the genomic window TACCACCTGTTTATGAGACACTTCAAAATCAAAAATTCCACGCTTAACTTCATTGGCAGCCATATTCTGAGCGCAGAATTTAACTTTAATGTAGTCGCATGAAACCCACGGGTCGACAGTATCGCCGCAGGTGAATATATCCACTGCTGCATAACCTAGTTCCGGCCATGTATGAATTGCCAAATGAGATTCTGATATCACCACAACCCCACTAACCCCCTGAGGACTAAATTTATGAAAGGCTACTTCTCTTATTTCAGCTCCAGCTTCTAACGCAGCGGCTACCATAATATCTTCTATTTTTTTTAGGTCGTTTAACACCTCTGGGGTACAACCATACAACTCCGCTAAAACATGACGGCCTAAAGCGTTCATTTACGTGCCTCCTTTGTGTTTATTATTGTTCCAAACAGTTTCCTTTTGAACGTCAAATTAAATTTTAACAGATGTACATAAAATGTCAATGATTTTAATATATTTATTTCATTAAATAAAAATAGCTATTGTTTAAAGGGCAATAGCTTAAAAAAACAATCATTTCCTCTTATTATCTCTAATTATATATAACCTTATACTGTAAAACCTGAAATTAGTTAACTTCATCAATTCGTCACCAGAGCCTGATCATAATCCTCTTGATGACAGTAAAGGACTTTTTATACAGCGTGTGGAATTCTTATATGAGTAACAGTAAATTTAATACTGAGGAGAATTTTTTATGTGTGATACCATGGTAGCTTTGGGAAACTCTACAACAGACGGGTCCGTCATCTTTGCAAAAAACAGCGACCGCCAACCGAATGAACCCTTAATAATGATAAGAATTCCTCGAAAACATTATAATCAAGGTGCAAAAGTCCGGTGTACTTATATTGAAATAGATCAAGCCGAAGAAACCTATGAGGTCATGCTTTTAAAACCCTCATGGATGTGGGGCTGTGAGATGGGATGCAAC contains:
- the speD gene encoding adenosylmethionine decarboxylase, producing MNALGRHVLAELYGCTPEVLNDLKKIEDIMVAAALEAGAEIREVAFHKFSPQGVSGVVVISESHLAIHTWPELGYAAVDIFTCGDTVDPWVSCDYIKVKFCAQNMAANEVKRGIFDFEVSHKQVVNQ